A stretch of DNA from Prochlorococcus marinus str. SB:
CTATTTCCGATACTGAGTTTATAAGGTCAAAACAAGGTACCTTTAGATTATCTTCTAGAATATCAAGCGCACACGCATTTGTAGTGTTACAAGCAACTAAAAGTGCATCCAAATTCTTATCAACAAAAAAAGCACAAATCTCCTTTGCAATTAATCTTATCTCTTTAGAATTTTTGTTCCCAAAAGGTATTCTTTTTGTATCCGCCAAATAAAAAACTTCTACATCTTTACGAGTTTTTAGTAAAGAATTAAGGATAGTAAAACCACCTATTCCGCTATCAAATATACCTATTTTAAGTTTCATCCTACTTTATCTAGATATTCGAGGATGCCTTTTGCAATTGCATAGGCTAATCTTTTTCTATGGGTTATTTTTTCTAATCTTCTTGCATCTAATCTTCCCGTTAAAAATCCAATTTCTACAAGGACTGCAGGCATGCTCGTATTTTTAATTACATAAAATCGACCTTGTTTAACTCCTCTATCAGGACTCCCAGGGGAAACTCTTAAAATTTGCTTTTGAATTCTTTTCGCGAGTAATCTTCCTTTCCACCCCCTGTAATAAAAGGTTTCCAATCCATTTATGTCTCTTCTTTTACCTCTTGAGGCATTTGCATGAATACTTACAAAGATATCTGCATCCGTATTATTAGCAATGGAAACTCTTGGAGGTAAATCTAAATCAACGTCATTTGCTCTGGTCAACCTTACTTTGACCCCTTTGTCAGAAAGTAATTTTTTAACTATTTTTGAAATCTCTAGAACAACATCTGTTTCTCTAATACCACCAATACCTATTGCTCCTGGGTCAGGTCCTCCATGCCCTGGATCGATTACAACTTCAAACTTATTTCGTTTTACTTCTGGTAATTTCAAGTAACCATAATAGTTTTTCTTCTTATGAATTAAATTTTGGTTGGCTTTGATATTTCCTCTTT
This window harbors:
- a CDS encoding N-acetylmuramoyl-L-alanine amidase, whose amino-acid sequence is MIKFLNYKLFRYLSVFLFLNSSIFPVKSSSALAAWAINTNGVLELRTKSNTNLRAYFQKANQISGDRFWVDFPGELKNPRTIKGNGPIKEIRLGKPDKGITRLVIEFKEETYLKPLTWQMVGLDQNRWRIKLFNPKYSFKKIGEGLVEKKRGNIKANQNLIHKKKNYYGYLKLPEVKRNKFEVVIDPGHGGPDPGAIGIGGIRETDVVLEISKIVKKLLSDKGVKVRLTRANDVDLDLPPRVSIANNTDADIFVSIHANASRGKRRDINGLETFYYRGWKGRLLAKRIQKQILRVSPGSPDRGVKQGRFYVIKNTSMPAVLVEIGFLTGRLDARRLEKITHRKRLAYAIAKGILEYLDKVG